From a region of the Sinorhizobium sp. B11 genome:
- a CDS encoding peptidylprolyl isomerase: protein MAEIKDPENTIILETTKGKVVIQLLPQVAPEHVKRIKELAREKAYDGVVFHRVIADFMAQTGDVQFGKKGGDNFNPGRAGMGGSEKDDLKAEFSATPHVRGTCSMARSQSPNSANSQFFICFTDAPWLNKQYSVWGQVIEGMDNIDKIKKGEPVSDPDSIVSMRVAADV from the coding sequence ATGGCCGAGATCAAGGATCCGGAAAACACCATCATTCTGGAAACCACCAAGGGCAAGGTTGTCATCCAGCTTCTGCCGCAGGTCGCGCCCGAGCATGTCAAGCGCATCAAGGAACTCGCCCGCGAGAAGGCCTATGACGGTGTCGTTTTCCACCGCGTCATCGCCGATTTCATGGCGCAGACGGGTGACGTACAGTTCGGCAAGAAGGGCGGCGACAACTTCAATCCGGGCCGCGCCGGCATGGGCGGCTCTGAAAAGGACGATCTGAAGGCTGAATTCTCGGCAACGCCGCATGTTCGCGGCACCTGCTCGATGGCCCGCTCGCAGAGCCCGAACTCGGCGAACTCGCAGTTCTTCATCTGCTTCACCGACGCTCCCTGGCTGAACAAGCAGTACTCGGTCTGGGGCCAGGTCATCGAAGGCATGGATAACATCGACAAGATCAAGAAGGGCGAGCCCGTCTCTGATCCGGATTCGATCGTCTCCATGCGGGTTGCCGCCGACGTCTGA
- the queA gene encoding tRNA preQ1(34) S-adenosylmethionine ribosyltransferase-isomerase QueA, which translates to MRVDLFDFDLPDERIALRPAEPRDSARLLVVDPDGQPVLSDHRVFDLPSFLRAGDALVFNDTKVIPAQLEGIRHREGAGGQQVSATLHMRIGANKWKAFAKPGKRIKEGDRIAFGHGGESCMIGSLDATVEEKGDAGEVTLAFDLSGPALDEAIASVGHIPLPPYIAAKRPEDERDRADYQTIYAREEGAVAAPTAGLHFTPGLFEALDKAGIERHFVTLHVGAGTFLPVKADDTDDHKMHLESGYVSAEIAAKLNAVKARGGRIVCVGTTSLRLIESAAEESGEIRPWAGATGIFITPGYRFKAVDILMTNFHLPRSTLFMLVSAFAGFETMHAAYTHAISTGYRFYSYGDASLLFRKDR; encoded by the coding sequence ATGCGCGTAGACCTCTTCGATTTCGACCTGCCGGATGAACGCATTGCGCTGCGGCCTGCTGAGCCGCGCGACAGCGCGCGGCTGCTTGTCGTCGATCCGGACGGGCAGCCGGTTCTTTCCGATCATCGCGTCTTCGACCTGCCGTCCTTCCTGCGCGCGGGCGATGCGCTGGTCTTCAACGATACCAAGGTCATCCCGGCACAACTCGAAGGCATCCGCCACCGCGAGGGTGCGGGCGGTCAGCAGGTTTCGGCGACGCTGCATATGCGGATCGGCGCCAACAAGTGGAAGGCCTTCGCCAAACCCGGCAAGCGTATCAAGGAAGGCGATCGTATCGCTTTCGGCCATGGTGGCGAAAGCTGCATGATCGGCTCGCTCGACGCGACCGTGGAGGAAAAGGGTGACGCCGGCGAAGTGACGCTCGCCTTCGATCTTTCCGGACCTGCATTGGATGAGGCAATCGCCAGCGTCGGCCATATTCCGCTGCCGCCCTATATCGCCGCAAAGCGTCCGGAGGACGAACGCGACCGCGCCGATTACCAGACCATCTATGCGCGAGAGGAGGGCGCCGTCGCCGCCCCGACCGCCGGTCTGCACTTCACGCCCGGACTTTTCGAGGCACTGGACAAAGCTGGCATCGAACGCCACTTCGTGACGCTGCATGTCGGCGCCGGCACCTTTCTGCCGGTCAAGGCCGACGATACCGACGATCACAAGATGCATCTCGAAAGCGGCTATGTCAGCGCCGAGATTGCTGCGAAGCTGAATGCCGTCAAGGCAAGGGGCGGACGCATCGTCTGCGTCGGCACGACCTCGCTCCGGCTGATCGAGAGCGCCGCCGAAGAGAGCGGCGAGATCAGGCCCTGGGCGGGCGCGACAGGCATCTTCATCACGCCTGGTTACCGCTTCAAGGCGGTCGATATACTGATGACCAATTTCCACCTGCCGCGCTCGACGCTCTTTATGCTGGTCTCTGCCTTCGCCGGTTTCGAGACCATGCACGCGGCCTATACGCATGCTATTTCGACAGGCTACCGCTTCTATTCCTACGGCGACGCGAGCCTTCTTTTCCGGAAAGACCGATGA
- the tgt gene encoding tRNA guanosine(34) transglycosylase Tgt translates to MTTENFQFTLKKTDGGARLGEVSMPRGTIRTPAFMPVGTVGTVKAMYLDQVRDTGADIILGNTYHLMLRPTAERVARLGGLHKLIRWEHPILTDSGGFQVMSLSGLRKLDEQGVTFKSHVDGSLHHMSPERSIEIQGLLGSDIQMQLDECVALPAEPKEIERAMELSLRWAERCKVAFGNQPGKAMFGIVQGGDVPALRVRSAEELAKLDLKGYAVGGLAVGEPQDVMLKMLETTLPVLPGEKPRYLMGVGTPDDILKSVARGIDMFDCVMPTRSGRHGLAFTRRGKVNIRNARHAEDMRPLDEQSNCPATRDYSRAYLHHLVRANEALGGMLLSWHNLNYYQELMQGIRKAIAEGRFADFMAETIEEWARGDLEPV, encoded by the coding sequence ATGACCACTGAGAATTTCCAGTTCACCCTGAAGAAGACCGATGGCGGCGCCCGTCTCGGGGAAGTTTCCATGCCGCGCGGCACCATCCGCACGCCGGCTTTCATGCCAGTCGGCACGGTCGGCACGGTCAAGGCCATGTATCTCGATCAGGTGCGTGACACCGGCGCCGACATCATTCTTGGCAATACCTATCACCTGATGCTGCGCCCGACGGCAGAGCGCGTTGCCCGCCTCGGCGGATTGCATAAGCTCATTCGCTGGGAGCATCCGATCCTGACGGATTCCGGCGGCTTTCAGGTCATGTCTCTCTCCGGTCTGCGCAAGCTCGATGAGCAGGGCGTCACCTTCAAGTCGCATGTCGACGGCAGCCTGCATCACATGTCGCCGGAGCGCTCGATCGAGATCCAGGGGCTGCTCGGCTCCGATATCCAGATGCAGCTCGACGAATGCGTGGCACTGCCGGCCGAGCCCAAGGAAATCGAGCGCGCCATGGAGCTTTCGCTGCGCTGGGCCGAGCGTTGCAAGGTCGCGTTCGGCAATCAGCCGGGCAAGGCGATGTTCGGCATTGTCCAGGGTGGTGACGTGCCGGCCCTGCGTGTCCGGTCGGCCGAAGAACTGGCAAAGCTCGACCTCAAAGGCTACGCCGTCGGCGGTCTTGCTGTCGGCGAGCCGCAGGACGTCATGCTGAAGATGCTGGAGACGACGCTTCCGGTCCTGCCCGGTGAAAAGCCTCGCTATCTGATGGGCGTCGGCACACCCGACGACATCCTGAAATCCGTCGCCCGTGGTATCGACATGTTCGACTGTGTCATGCCGACCCGCTCGGGCCGTCACGGTCTGGCCTTTACCCGTCGCGGCAAGGTCAATATCCGCAACGCCCGCCATGCGGAGGACATGCGCCCGCTCGACGAACAATCGAACTGCCCGGCGACGCGCGACTATTCCCGCGCCTATCTCCACCATCTCGTCCGCGCCAACGAAGCGCTCGGCGGCATGCTGCTCTCCTGGCACAATCTGAACTATTATCAGGAACTGATGCAGGGTATCCGCAAGGCGATTGCCGAAGGTCGCTTCGCCGATTTCATGGCGGAAACGATCGAGGAATGGGCGAGAGGCGATCTCGAACCGGTGTGA
- a CDS encoding DUF4864 domain-containing protein, with amino-acid sequence MRAFFAVLVLCAVSVMSGMAARAEDPVQATQTMIEEQIRAFLKDDADTAYSFAAPGIKAMYPDKNLFFAMVKKSYEPVYHPGNYAFGRSRSIDDGAMIYQEVLISGRDGKDWTAIYQVARQPDGSFKINGVQIVPNADSKGI; translated from the coding sequence ATGCGCGCCTTCTTCGCAGTGCTGGTTCTGTGTGCTGTATCCGTGATGTCAGGCATGGCGGCCCGCGCCGAAGATCCCGTGCAGGCAACACAGACGATGATCGAGGAGCAGATCAGGGCATTCCTCAAGGACGACGCGGATACCGCCTATTCCTTCGCTGCGCCCGGCATCAAGGCCATGTATCCAGACAAAAACCTCTTCTTCGCGATGGTGAAGAAAAGCTACGAGCCGGTCTATCACCCTGGCAACTATGCCTTCGGGCGCAGCAGATCGATCGACGACGGTGCAATGATCTATCAGGAAGTGCTGATTTCCGGCCGCGACGGCAAGGACTGGACTGCGATCTATCAGGTCGCTCGTCAGCCGGACGGCAGCTTCAAGATCAACGGCGTGCAGATCGTGCCGAACGCCGACAGCAAGGGCATCTGA
- the fabF gene encoding beta-ketoacyl-ACP synthase II, with the protein MERIVVTGMGLVSPLGVGVETAWNRLVAGGSGLRVLPENVVGDLAAKVGGVVPSIEEDSEAGFDPDRAVPPKDQKKMDRFIQFAMMATDEAVRQAGWMPESVDARERTATIIASGVGGFPAITDAVRTAETRGVRRLSPFTVPSFLVNLAAGQVSIRYGFKGPLGAPVTACAASVQAIGDAARMIRSGEADVAICGGSEACIDKVSLGGFAAARALSSGFNDRPELASRPFDTARDGFVMGEGAGILVIETLEHALARGATPLAELVGYGTAADAYHMTAGPEDGDGARRAMEAALRQARIPAAEVKHLNAHATSTPVGDRGEIAAIGTVFGRDGGIAVSATKSATGHLLGAAGGLEAIFTILALRDQLAPPTRNLETADPAAEGIDLVGRVARKVAMEYAITNGFGFGGVNASALFRRWS; encoded by the coding sequence ATGGAACGCATTGTTGTCACCGGTATGGGACTTGTTTCGCCGCTTGGCGTTGGCGTCGAGACCGCATGGAACAGGCTCGTCGCCGGTGGTTCCGGCCTGCGCGTACTGCCGGAGAATGTGGTCGGCGATCTCGCCGCCAAGGTCGGCGGCGTCGTTCCCTCCATCGAGGAGGACAGTGAAGCCGGTTTCGATCCCGATCGCGCCGTGCCGCCCAAGGACCAGAAGAAGATGGATCGCTTCATCCAGTTTGCGATGATGGCGACGGACGAAGCGGTGCGCCAGGCCGGCTGGATGCCAGAGAGCGTCGATGCGCGCGAGCGGACAGCCACGATCATCGCGTCGGGTGTCGGCGGCTTTCCGGCAATAACGGATGCAGTGCGCACGGCTGAGACCCGCGGCGTGCGACGGCTGTCGCCCTTTACTGTGCCTTCCTTCCTCGTCAACCTGGCGGCCGGTCAGGTCAGCATACGCTACGGCTTCAAGGGGCCATTGGGCGCGCCGGTAACGGCCTGCGCGGCAAGTGTTCAGGCGATCGGCGATGCGGCGCGGATGATCCGCTCCGGCGAGGCTGACGTCGCTATCTGCGGCGGCTCGGAAGCCTGCATCGACAAGGTGAGCCTCGGCGGTTTTGCAGCAGCGCGCGCACTCTCGAGCGGTTTCAACGACAGACCCGAACTTGCGTCACGTCCCTTCGATACAGCGCGCGATGGTTTCGTGATGGGCGAAGGAGCCGGAATTCTCGTCATCGAAACCCTTGAGCATGCGCTGGCGCGCGGCGCAACGCCGCTTGCCGAACTCGTCGGCTACGGCACGGCCGCTGACGCCTATCACATGACGGCAGGCCCGGAAGATGGCGACGGTGCCCGCCGGGCGATGGAAGCAGCATTGCGGCAAGCCAGGATCCCGGCCGCCGAGGTAAAGCATCTCAACGCCCATGCGACCTCGACACCGGTCGGTGACAGGGGCGAGATCGCTGCAATCGGTACGGTCTTCGGTCGCGACGGCGGCATCGCCGTCAGCGCAACCAAGTCGGCGACGGGCCATCTCCTGGGTGCAGCCGGCGGGCTTGAAGCCATCTTCACAATCCTCGCGCTGCGCGATCAGCTCGCCCCGCCGACCCGCAATCTCGAGACGGCCGATCCCGCAGCAGAAGGCATTGATCTCGTGGGCAGGGTGGCCCGCAAGGTGGCGATGGAATATGCGATTACCAACGGCTTCGGCTTCGGCGGCGTCAATGCCAGCGCTCTCTTCCGTCGCTGGTCCTGA
- a CDS encoding helix-turn-helix transcriptional regulator: MQRTSFANFKCPAARALDSVGDWWSMMILRDAFHGLTRFDEFQKSLGIAPNILTRRLAHLIDEGLFEKRLYNERPARYEYVLTAKGRDFFPVLMALFSWGRRHVPQEDLAFLLGNAASGEEREPMLVDAASGEELKPENTCLLPGPAADDGDRERIARMRAYYLGIDA, translated from the coding sequence ATGCAACGAACGAGCTTTGCCAATTTCAAATGCCCCGCCGCACGCGCGCTCGACAGCGTCGGCGACTGGTGGAGCATGATGATCCTTCGCGACGCCTTTCACGGGCTGACGCGTTTCGACGAATTCCAGAAGAGCCTCGGCATCGCGCCGAACATCCTGACGCGGCGGCTTGCGCATCTGATCGATGAAGGACTGTTCGAAAAGCGCCTCTACAACGAGCGCCCTGCCCGCTACGAATATGTGCTGACTGCCAAGGGACGTGATTTCTTCCCCGTTTTGATGGCTCTGTTTTCCTGGGGACGCCGGCACGTTCCGCAGGAGGATCTTGCCTTCCTGCTCGGCAACGCCGCTTCCGGCGAGGAACGCGAGCCCATGCTGGTGGATGCAGCCAGCGGCGAAGAATTGAAACCCGAAAACACCTGCCTGCTGCCGGGACCGGCTGCCGATGACGGCGACCGCGAACGGATCGCCCGCATGCGTGCCTACTACCTCGGCATCGACGCCTAG